From Nitrosopumilus zosterae, the proteins below share one genomic window:
- a CDS encoding DsbA family protein, with protein sequence MIHGPSLGIGAGIASIVIIVIFLGFQGSQPELTIEPAPEIQESGSSKITMNTFLANGSPILGNPNAPVTLVEFGDYQCHFCNVFFHSTEDQILENYVKTGKVRMIFKDYNIIGPDSVTASHGAHCADDQELFWEYHDILYSNWTGENNGWASSENLVKFAQEVGLDLDEWSECMNTQKHAQIILTSNEDAKSLELTGTPAFFVIGPDGKTTRIFGAQPFEVFENIFETELGKTK encoded by the coding sequence TTGATACATGGTCCATCACTTGGAATAGGTGCAGGTATTGCATCAATAGTCATAATTGTCATATTTTTAGGATTTCAAGGCAGTCAACCAGAATTAACAATAGAGCCAGCTCCTGAAATTCAAGAGTCAGGATCGTCAAAAATAACTATGAATACATTTTTGGCAAATGGGTCACCTATTCTTGGCAATCCAAACGCACCTGTCACACTTGTGGAGTTTGGAGATTACCAATGTCATTTTTGTAATGTATTTTTTCATTCAACTGAGGATCAAATATTAGAAAATTATGTAAAAACCGGAAAAGTACGAATGATTTTCAAAGACTACAATATTATTGGTCCTGATTCTGTTACTGCATCACATGGTGCACATTGTGCTGATGATCAGGAATTATTCTGGGAATATCATGATATTTTATATTCAAATTGGACTGGAGAAAATAATGGATGGGCATCATCAGAAAATCTTGTAAAATTTGCTCAAGAAGTAGGATTAGATTTGGATGAGTGGTCTGAATGTATGAATACACAAAAACACGCACAAATAATTCTTACAAGTAATGAGGATGCCAAGTCTCTTGAATTAACAGGAACACCAGCATTTTTTGTAATTGGTCCTGATGGAAAAACTACTCGTATTTTTGGGGCTCAACCATTTGAAGTGTTTGAAAACATTTTTGAGACAGAGCTTGGAAAAACAAAATAG